TCCAGCACATCTGAAGGTTGAAGCCTCCGCTCGGGCCGTTGAGGTCTAGGACTTCTCCGGCAAAGTACAAATTATCGCACAGCTTTGACCTCATCGTCGCGGGGTCTATCTCCTTCAGGCTCACTCCTCCGCGCGTAACTACTGCGTTGTTGAAGCCCCAGAGGCCGTTGACGGTCATGCGGATGTCCTTCATCAGACCCGCGAAGTCGTCAGCTTCCTCTTCGGTGATGTACTCGACGGGCTTGTCGTGGGGAATGTCGCAGAGCTCGAGCAGAAGCCTGACCATCTCCTTCGGGACAAGTTTTCTGACGACGCGGAAGAATCTCCCCTGTCCCTTGAGGGCGGCAATCTCACGCATTATTCTCGCCCTGAGAATCTCACGCGTCAATGAAGGCTTAAGGTCAAGAGAGAAGACCAGCTCGCCCTTCCAGTCGGGGACGTGAGAGCTCAGCTCCATGACGATGGGCCCGGACACCCCGAAGTTCGTGAACTCCATCTCGCCGAACCTGCTATCGACCTCTTGGCCGTCAAGAATAACGTGAAGCCTGACGTTGCGGAGGTTGCACCCGCTCGCGAGCTTCGGCCAAGTCTCCGCTGTACGTATCGGCACAAGTGCGGGGTAGAGGTCGGTTACTGTGTGGCCTGCCTGGCGGGCGAAAGTGTAGCCGTCTCCCGTCGAGCCGGTGCGGGGGTAGGACTTTCCGCCGGTCGCAACAATGTACTTCGATGCTCTGAACTCGTCGCCCTCAGAGATTATGTAGTCTACGTGCCCGTTCCTGACCTTCAAGGCCTTCACGGGTGAACTACGGATGATGCTGACCCTGTTCTTCTTGCACTCGAGAAGAAGACGGTCAAGCACCTTCTGGCTTCCGCCTTCTTTGGGGAAGATTCTCTTTCCGCGTTCCTCGACCATCTCAACGCCGATGTTCGCGAAGAAGATCATTGTTTCGCGCGGGCCGAACCTGCTGAATGCTGAATATAAGAACTTTCCGTTGTCGCCGTAACGCGCAATGAACGCATTGATGTCGTCTTCCGCGTTGGTGAAGTTACACCGTCCGCGCCCTGACAGTAACAGCTTTTCGCCGACGGAGGGATTCTTCTCGATGACAGCGGTTTTCTGCCCCAGCGATGAGGCTCGTACTGCCGCCATAAGTCCCGCCGGGCCTCCGCCGATAATAATTGTGTCGAATGTCTGCATGTTTCACCTCTCCACAAAATTTTCATGATTACTTATATAGTATAATAGCAACATTTTCTAGCACATTAACTAAAGGTGTGAGCTTATCATGCATGTTCTCAGACGACAAACAATTTACATCATGGCAGCCGTTCTGCTGATACTGTTCCTGAATCATCCGGGCACGTCTCACGCGTCGGTATCTATGACCCTACAGCAGTACGTCAACGAAATTCTCCTGAACAATCATTCGTTGCGTGCGGGCATCAAGAACGTTGAGGCGGATTACTACTCCGTTCTTGCTTCGGTGAGTACGCAGAGACCCAGCGTTGCGGTGACAGCGACAGGCCAGTACGCCACCAAACAGCAGATGCAGGAAAACGTTACGGTCGGAAGTCTGGGTCTTAGGCTGACGCAGAGGATCGACATCTCCGGGAGCTACGGCCTCAACGAAAAACAGAACATTGTCGGCTACGAAGTAACGCGCGCGAACTTCCACAACGCGGTCAACAGCCTTATAGCCGCCGCAGAGCAGACGTGGTGGAGCGCAGTTCTTGCCCGCGAGAACATGAAGCTCCAGAAGGAGATTCTGCTTCAGCGTTCGGAAAACCACCGCGTAACGATGGAGAAGTTCAACCAGGAGCTAGTCCCGAAGCTGGACATTGTGAGGAGCGAGGCGCAGGTTGTTGACGCAGAGGCTACGGCAAAGAGCGCGGAGACCACGTACCTCAACCTTCTTGCGGAACTCTCGCTTATGGCGGGAGGGCTTGACGTTGAGCCGGTCGACGAGGAACTTCAGGTGCCTGTGTTCAACGTGAACATCAGCTTTGAGGAGGCACTGGAGGCACGTCCCGACATGAGGGCGGCACGCCTTAACCTCGAACGCGCAAAGCTGGTGAGGAAGCTCACTGCTAAGGGAATGTCCCCGACGCTGGATTTCGGCTTTCAGTTCACGGCATGGGCAGACCCTGAGTTCGCGACAACGCCGAACAACCGACAGGCCGGAGCATCACTTACGCTGAGCGTCCCGATAACGGACGGCAAGGGCACAAAGTACCGCACGATGAACACAGACCGGCTCATTCAGGCAGCAGAAGCTAACCTCGAGGCACTGCGTGAGACGACCCGCCGGGACATTGCCGTAGCCATGAACAACTGGCGCAACGCCGCCGCACGCGAACAGGACAAACAGCGTCAGGTAGAACGTTCGGAGGAAGAGCTGAGAATCACCGAGCTGATGTACGCCGAAGGAATGGGGGCGCAGATTGACCTGATTAACGCACAGACAGCATATCAGGCAGTCAGGACGGAGTACCTCGACGCAATCAGGGGAATGTACGTCGCACTTGTTGCGCTGAAACAGGCTATCGGCGACTACGCGCCCGACGAGAACGGTACGTGGAAGGAAGCCCGCGAACGTTACGGCAAGGGCAATGACGTTATAGGCGAGACCGGGTTAATGCTCCTGAGGACGTACAAGTGAAGAGAACGCTAGCATGTATAATTCTGGTGCTTGCTGTGTTCACCGGCTCGGCAGAACCGGCCGCAAAGACGGTCGACCCGAGAGCCCGCAACATCTACCAGCTGTTCACGAAGGCTAACCCGAAACTTGCTGCGGGGACGGCGAAGAAGTACGTTGACATAGTCATGGATGCCGCAAAGAAGTACAAGCAGAACCCGTACGTCATCGCGGCAATAATCGTCCACGAGTCAACCGTCAACGCTAAGGCAGTCTCTAAGGGCGGGGATTATGGCCTTATGCAGGTGCGCTGGAAGGTTCACGAGAAGGCGATTAAAGCTGAATACCCGAAAATCAAGAAGGCAAGTGATTTCTTTGACGCACGGACAAATATATTCTTCGGGACAAGGATACTCAGCGAGTGTGCGGCCAAGTCAAAGGATCTGCGCGGTGCTCTGCTGCGTTACAGCGGAGGCGGCGAGAAAGTTACTGCGAAGGTCATGAACACGGTCAAGGAACTTCAGGCGATGGACAAGCCTGCTAAGAGGAGGAAATAATCAATGCGGAAAATTTTTGTCGGCGCAATTCTGGCGGTGCTCCTGTGCGGGAGTGCTGGTGCTGATGTGGTCTACACGACGGACGCGGGAACTCTCGGGCTGATAAAGATAAGCAGCTCAACCAGCGCGGACCTCGTAGGGACGCAGTACACCGGCACGGGCAGTGATTCGCTTCTGGGCTCGTACTGGAACGGGAGCGAGACACGAGTCCTCGTCATCAACAGGGACAGCACCACAGCTTCCGGCGACGTGGCACTAACCTTCAGCCCGTCGAACCTCACAACGCCGCTGAAGTCGAGCGGAGACATCCTAGCCGGTGTGCACAACGCAAGGTCTATGGCCGGTTCAAATACGGGAAGGTCAGTGTTCTTTGCGTCAGGGAACAGGATTTCGGAGTTCAGGACGGACGATTTTTCGGCGGTACGTTCCTACGACTACACGCCGGGCGGCAGCATCAAAGCCGTCATAAGCACCGCGTCCCGCATTTATGCCATCGCGGAGGACGAGGCTTCTGGTGATGTGATTCTCGGTTTCGACGGACAGCTGAAGGAAGATGTGCAGGACTTCGTGAAGGCATCTGCTCCCGAAGGAACGGCAGCGTTGTCGTGGCTGAGCGGTTCGAGGGCGGCTGTGGGTCATGCTTCGGGAGTGTCCTTGTGGAGCAGCAACATATTCACCTTGCTCGTGAGCTCGGACGCACCTGTGAAGTCCCTGTGCATGGATGACGAAGGCGGCTTCTACTTCGCGGAACAGTCCTCGTCCGGCGACGTGTACACCACCACGCTGAAGCATTATTCCGGCGGCGAGGTGTCGTCAACGCTCTTCACGTCAACAGACGGCAGGGGCTGCAAGGTCTTCCGCCACGATAGCGAAAGCGTCCTTGCGGCAGTCATCGGCTCTAACTTGAGGCTGTACAGCATGAAGGACGACGCGCTCATAGCTTCGTACGACGCATCAACGCTCGGCGGGAATCCCCTGAGTGTTGCGGCAAGTTCGGTGAGCGGGGATGACGGAAGCTCGGGCAGCAGCGGATGTGAGCTCTCCGGCTTGGGAGTTATCCTGCTGGCGGGATGTGCAGTAATCATGAAACGCAGATAATAATTATGCCCCCCGTAACGTTTGGGGGGCTTTGCTTTATCCTCCGAGATATGCTTTTCTCACATCTTCGGACGCTAACAGTTCCTCTCCTGTCCCTGTCGTAACAATCCGGCCTGTCTCCATCACGTAGCCTCTGCTCGCAATGCTTAGTGCCATCTGTGCGTTCTGTTCGACGAGCAGAATGGTTGCTCCTGACTTGTGAAGGTCAGCGATGATGTCGAAAATCTGTTCAACGAGAATCGGCGCGAGTCCCATTGACGGTTCGTCGAGCATGAGGAGCTTCGGACGGCTCATCAACGCTCTGCCCATCGCGAGCATTTGCTGTTCACCGCCGGAAAGAGTCCCTGCCGTCTGGTTCATGCGTTCCTTCAGGCGCGGAAACAGCGTGTAGACCTTCTCGAGGTCTTCGGCGATTCCCTTCGTCTGCGTGTAAGCTCCCATCTCCAGATTCTCCTGAACCGTCATCTGTGCGAATACCCTTCTGCCTTCAGGAACCTGCGCCAGCCCGAGCTCAACGATTCTGTGAGGCGGAATCTTGGCCAGAGGCTCACCCAAGAATGACACGCTCCCTGTCGACGGGTGAAGAAGCCCGGAAATCGTGTTTAGGGTTGTAGACTTGCCCGCACCGTTCGCACCTATCAGCGTAACTATCTCGCCGTTGTACACCTCGAACGAGATGCCCTTTATCGCGTGTATGCTTCCGTAATACACATTGATGTTCTCAACCTTCAAGACGGGTTCACTCATGATTTCGCCTCCTTCTTGCGGCCAAGATATGCCTCAATAACAGCAGGGTTGCTCTGAATCTCGTCGGGCG
Above is a genomic segment from Synergistaceae bacterium containing:
- a CDS encoding NAD(P)/FAD-dependent oxidoreductase yields the protein MQTFDTIIIGGGPAGLMAAVRASSLGQKTAVIEKNPSVGEKLLLSGRGRCNFTNAEDDINAFIARYGDNGKFLYSAFSRFGPRETMIFFANIGVEMVEERGKRIFPKEGGSQKVLDRLLLECKKNRVSIIRSSPVKALKVRNGHVDYIISEGDEFRASKYIVATGGKSYPRTGSTGDGYTFARQAGHTVTDLYPALVPIRTAETWPKLASGCNLRNVRLHVILDGQEVDSRFGEMEFTNFGVSGPIVMELSSHVPDWKGELVFSLDLKPSLTREILRARIMREIAALKGQGRFFRVVRKLVPKEMVRLLLELCDIPHDKPVEYITEEEADDFAGLMKDIRMTVNGLWGFNNAVVTRGGVSLKEIDPATMRSKLCDNLYFAGEVLDLNGPSGGFNLQMCWSTGYIAGSVNE
- a CDS encoding TolC family protein, giving the protein MAAVLLILFLNHPGTSHASVSMTLQQYVNEILLNNHSLRAGIKNVEADYYSVLASVSTQRPSVAVTATGQYATKQQMQENVTVGSLGLRLTQRIDISGSYGLNEKQNIVGYEVTRANFHNAVNSLIAAAEQTWWSAVLARENMKLQKEILLQRSENHRVTMEKFNQELVPKLDIVRSEAQVVDAEATAKSAETTYLNLLAELSLMAGGLDVEPVDEELQVPVFNVNISFEEALEARPDMRAARLNLERAKLVRKLTAKGMSPTLDFGFQFTAWADPEFATTPNNRQAGASLTLSVPITDGKGTKYRTMNTDRLIQAAEANLEALRETTRRDIAVAMNNWRNAAAREQDKQRQVERSEEELRITELMYAEGMGAQIDLINAQTAYQAVRTEYLDAIRGMYVALVALKQAIGDYAPDENGTWKEARERYGKGNDVIGETGLMLLRTYK
- a CDS encoding transglycosylase SLT domain-containing protein; protein product: MKRTLACIILVLAVFTGSAEPAAKTVDPRARNIYQLFTKANPKLAAGTAKKYVDIVMDAAKKYKQNPYVIAAIIVHESTVNAKAVSKGGDYGLMQVRWKVHEKAIKAEYPKIKKASDFFDARTNIFFGTRILSECAAKSKDLRGALLRYSGGGEKVTAKVMNTVKELQAMDKPAKRRK
- a CDS encoding ABC transporter ATP-binding protein; translated protein: MSEPVLKVENINVYYGSIHAIKGISFEVYNGEIVTLIGANGAGKSTTLNTISGLLHPSTGSVSFLGEPLAKIPPHRIVELGLAQVPEGRRVFAQMTVQENLEMGAYTQTKGIAEDLEKVYTLFPRLKERMNQTAGTLSGGEQQMLAMGRALMSRPKLLMLDEPSMGLAPILVEQIFDIIADLHKSGATILLVEQNAQMALSIASRGYVMETGRIVTTGTGEELLASEDVRKAYLGG